A single window of Malus sylvestris chromosome 5, drMalSylv7.2, whole genome shotgun sequence DNA harbors:
- the LOC126624506 gene encoding lysM domain-containing GPI-anchored protein 2, whose product MSTLALLLTLSLLSFLPTPTSSATFNCSVPASNTCRSLIAYIPPNSTTLNSIKTLFNVTHFRTLLGANNLPIATDPALPVSARQKVLVPFTCVCRNGTGVSNKRPQYIVKSGDDLDRIATVLFSRLVTYQEIAAVNKISDPSLIRIGQKLWIPLPCSCDEVDGERVVHYGHVVANGSSVEAIATEYGTTQETLLRINGISDPKTLQADQVLDVPLKACSSSISNESSDARLLVSNNTYVFTANDCVKCQCSSANNWTLQCEPSTVNSTVCPAMQCEDSSLTSQLLLGNSTSGCNQTTCAYAGYTNQTKILTTLVTHSTCPASDNKNNASKMSLQGSSWNFLFVAIHLVLLFLHVLQ is encoded by the exons ATGTCCACACTCGCACTTCTCCTCACCCTCTCCCTCCTCTCATTTCTCCCCACACCTACCTCCTCCGCCACCTTCAACTGCTCCGTCCCCGCCTCCAACACCTGCCGCTCCCTCATCGCCTACATCCCCCCTAACTCCACCACCCTTAACTCCATCAAAACCCTCTTCAACGTCACCCACTTCCGCACCCTGCTCGGCGCCAACAACTTGCCCATCGCCACCGACCCGGCCTTACCCGTCTCCGCTAGACAAAAGGTCCTCGTCCCCTTCACCTGCGTCTGCCGCAACGGCACTGGCGTCTCCAACAAGCGGCCTCAGTACATAGTCAAGTCCGGCGACGACCTCGACCGCATAGCCACCGTCCTGTTCTCGAGGCTCGTGACGTACCAGGAAATCGCGGCGGTGAATAAGATATCCGACCCCAGTCTGATTCGGATCGGGCAGAAGCTGTGGATTCCGCTGCCGTGTAGCTGCGATGAAGTGGACGGTGAGAGGGTGGTCCATTACGGACACGTGGTGGCGAATGGGAGCTCGGTGGAGGCGATTGCGACGGAGTACGGGACGACCCAGGAGACTCTGCTGAGGATCAATGGGATATCGGATCCGAAGACCCTTCAGGCCGATCAAGTCCTCGATGTTCCTCTCAAAG CTTGTTCGTCTTCCATATCCAATGAATCATCCGACGCCCGTTTACTGGTTTCTAATAACACCTACGTCTTTACTGCCAACGATTGCGTGAAGTGCCAATGCAGTTCTGCAAACAATTGGAC CTTACAGTGCGAGCCATCCACCGTTAACTCAACTGTATGCCCTGCGATGCAATGCGAGGATTCAAGTCTGACTAGTCAGCTATTACTTGGCAACAGCACATCCGGTTGCAATCAAACCACCTGTGCCTATGCTGGTTATACTAACCAGACCAAGATTCTTACAACCTTGGTAACACACTCCACTTGTCCAG CTTCGGATAATAAGAATAACGCTTCAAAGATGAGTTTGCAAGGCTCGAGTTGGAACTTCCTTTTCGTGGCAATTCACTTGGTGCTTCTCTTTCTTCATGTTCTTCAATGA
- the LOC126624510 gene encoding plant UBX domain-containing protein 1-like: MTADVSSLGSFKRRRLIGAVDHTASIDRTANIEENADEFYDFTPEDYYSIQRPRQQEDKLLKTQKIREAEDAKRRSTITKAVIRVRFPDNRTVEATFHPSDKIQSLLDYMRKVVARPELPFYLFTAPPKQVMRDMSQDFYSAGFVPGAVVHLTYGVPN; this comes from the coding sequence ATGACGGCTGACGTTTCCTCTTTGGGATCCTTCAAACGAAGGCGGCTCATCGGCGCCGTCGATCACACCGCCAGCATCGACCGCACGGCCAATATCGAGGAGAACGCAGACGAATTCTACGACTTCACCCCAGAGGATTACTACAGCATTCAGCGCCCGCGACAGCAAGAAGACAAGCTCCTCAAAACGCAGAAGATTAGAGAGGCAGAGGACGCAAAACGCAGGTCGACGATCACAAAGGCGGTGATTAGGGTCAGGTTTCCGGATAACCGCACAGTGGAGGCGACCTTTCACCCGTCGGATAAAATCCAGAGCTTGTTGGATTACATGAGGAAAGTTGTTGCTCGGCCGGAGTTACCGTTTTACTTATTTACTGCTCCGCCGAAGCAGGTGATGAGAGACATGTCGCAGGATTTTTACTCGGCTGGATTTGTTCCCGGCGCAGTAGTGCATCTTACGTATGGTGTCCCGAACTAA
- the LOC126624497 gene encoding protein DETOXIFICATION 45, chloroplastic-like isoform X3, with amino-acid sequence MQTQPLTTLGPSLSLSLSLTQFSLSLLLLHCKTPIISLSLCTKEFQQLVKMVATLFRSGALSNGLTAGASDRNPITRKSRLFNSLHRRGDCNIVARSGRKDLSNANAVGGCNLYATRRALCTPLVTRRRRPCFPMVANQLSSDLGVGSSEVEGKLGLEEEEALIGVGSGDLETYSPDVKRELLMLSLPAILGQAIDPLAQLMETAYIGNLGSVELASAGISMNIFNYISKIFNIPLLSVATSFVAEDLAKSESKVSTSENGYLDGNTNGKPKPVDGVVERKQLSSVSTALLLAVGIGIFEAVALSLGSGLFLNMMGISSDSPMCIQAQRFLQLRAFGAPAVVASLALQGVFRGFKDTKTPVLCLGIGNSLAVFLLPLLIYYFRLGATGAAISTVISQYTVTFLMIWFLNKRAILLPPKVGSLQFGGYLKSGGFLLGRTIACLTTLTLGTSMAARQGPVAMAAHQICIQVWLAVSLLTDAMAASGQALIASYLSKGEYKIVKEVADSALKIGLFTGISLSVILGVSFGSLATLFTNDPEVLAIVRSGILFVSASQPLNALAYVFDGLHYGVSDFAYAARSMMVVGALSSAFLLYAPSIFGLHGVWLGLTLFMGLRAVAGYARYLSKSGPWWFVHRDFQTVQV; translated from the exons ATGCAAACCCAACCACTGACCACTCTTGGCCCCTCTCtatctctgtctctctcactcactcaattctccctctctcttcttcttcttcactgcAAAACCCCAAtaatctcactctctctctgcaCAAAG GAATTCCAACAACTGGTGAAAATGGTGGCTACCCTGTTCAGAAGTGGCGCCCTTTCTAACGGATTAACCGCCGGAGCCAGTGACCGCAACCCGATAACTCGAAAGTCCAGGTTGTTTAATTCATTGCACAGAAGGGGAGATTGTAATATTGTAGCAAGAAGTGGTAGGAAGGATTTGAGCAATGCCAATGCTGTGGGGGGATGCAATCTGTATGCTACACGAAGAGCACTGTGCACGCCGCTAGTGACACGCCGCAGAAGACCCTGTTTCCCCATGGTGGCTAATCAATTGAGTTCGGATTTGGGTGTGGGATCCTCTGAGGTGGAAGGGAAGTTGGGTTTGGAGGAAGAGGAAGCTCTCATAGGTGTAGGGAGTGGTGACCT TGAAACATATTCTCCAGATGTCAAACGTGAGCTATTGATGCTTTCTTTACCTGCAATTCTGGGTCAGGCCATTGATCCATTAGCACAACTAATGGAGACTGCATACATTGGCAATTTGG GTTCCGTGGAATTGGCTTCAGCTGGTATTTCAATGAACATCTTTAATTATATCTCAAAGATATTTAATATCCCTCTCCTCAGTGTTGCTACATCTTTTGTTGCTGAAGACCTTGCTAAGAGTGAAAGTAAAGTTTCTACTTCAG AAAATGGTTATCTAGATGGCAATACTAATGGTAAACCCAAACCTGTTGATGGAGTCGTTGAGAGAAAGCAGCTATCTTCAGTGTCTACAGCTTTATTGTTAGCAGTTGGGATTGGAATATTTGAGGCCGTGGCCCTGTCTTTGGGATCTGGGTTGTTTCTAAATATGATGGGCATATCATCA GACTCACCTATGTGCATTCAAGCACAACGATTTCTTCAACTAAGAGCATTTGGTGCTCCCGCAGTTGTAGCATCTTTGGCTCTTCAAGGAGTTTTCCGTGGATTTAAGGATACAAAAACTCCAGTACTATGTCTAG GTATTGGTAATTCGTTAGCTGTGTTTTTGTTGCCCCTCcttatttattattttcgtTTGGGTGCAACTGGTGCAGCCATTTCCACTGTTATATCTCA ATACACTGTCACCTTTTTAATGATCTGGTTTCTAAATAAGAGAGCTATACTATTGCCTCCGAAGGTTGGATCACTACAATTTGGTGGATACCTTAAATCCG GTGGTTTTCTTCTTGGACGAACTATTGCTTGTCTTACAACCTTGACATTGGGAACATCAATGGCTGCTCGTCAAGGTCCAGTAGCTATGGCTGCTCATCAGATATGTATTCAAGTTTGGTTGGCTGTATCCCTTCTAACTGATGCAATGGCTGCATCTGGTCAG GCCCTGATTGCAAGTTACTTATCAAAAGGTGAATACAAAATTGTGAAAGAAGTTGCTGACTCTGCGTTAAAG ATAGGATTGTTCACAGGTATTTCCTTGTCTGTAATTTTGGGAGTATCTTTTGGTTCTCTAGCTACGTTGTTCACCAACGATCCTGAAGTATTAGCAATTGTTAGATCTGGGATATTG TTTGTCAGTGCTAGTCAGCCTTTAAATGCTCTAGCTTATGTTTTCGATGGCCTCCATTATGGTGTTTCAGATTTTGCATATGCCGCCCGCTCCATG ATGGTAGTGGGGGCATTATCTTCCGCATTTTTGCTATATGCTCCTTCCATCTTTGGCCTTCATGGAGTTTGGCTGGGTTTGACTCTCTTCATGGGCTTGCGTGCAGTTGCAGGCTATGCCAG ATATCTGTCAAAATCAGGCCCGTGGTGGTTCGTGCACAGGGATTTCCAGACAGTTCAG GTTTAA
- the LOC126624497 gene encoding protein DETOXIFICATION 45, chloroplastic-like isoform X2 — protein sequence MQTQPLTTLGPSLSLSLSLTQFSLSLLLLHCKTPIISLSLCTKEFQQLVKMVATLFRSGALSNGLTAGASDRNPITRKSRLFNSLHRRGDCNIVARSGRKDLSNANAVGGCNLYATRRALCTPLVTRRRRPCFPMVANQLSSDLGVGSSEVEGKLGLEEEEALIGVGSGDLETYSPDVKRELLMLSLPAILGQAIDPLAQLMETAYIGNLGSVELASAGISMNIFNYISKIFNIPLLSVATSFVAEDLAKSESKVSTSENGYLDGNTNGKPKPVDGVVERKQLSSVSTALLLAVGIGIFEAVALSLGSGLFLNMMGISSDSPMCIQAQRFLQLRAFGAPAVVASLALQGVFRGFKDTKTPVLCLGIGNSLAVFLLPLLIYYFRLGATGAAISTVISQYTVTFLMIWFLNKRAILLPPKVGSLQFGGYLKSGGFLLGRTIACLTTLTLGTSMAARQGPVAMAAHQICIQVWLAVSLLTDAMAASGQALIASYLSKGEYKIVKEVADSALKIGLFTGISLSVILGVSFGSLATLFTNDPEVLAIVRSGILFVSASQPLNALAYVFDGLHYGVSDFAYAARSMMVVGALSSAFLLYAPSIFGLHGVWLGLTLFMGLRAVAGYARYLSKSGPWWFVHRDFQTVQLAT from the exons ATGCAAACCCAACCACTGACCACTCTTGGCCCCTCTCtatctctgtctctctcactcactcaattctccctctctcttcttcttcttcactgcAAAACCCCAAtaatctcactctctctctgcaCAAAG GAATTCCAACAACTGGTGAAAATGGTGGCTACCCTGTTCAGAAGTGGCGCCCTTTCTAACGGATTAACCGCCGGAGCCAGTGACCGCAACCCGATAACTCGAAAGTCCAGGTTGTTTAATTCATTGCACAGAAGGGGAGATTGTAATATTGTAGCAAGAAGTGGTAGGAAGGATTTGAGCAATGCCAATGCTGTGGGGGGATGCAATCTGTATGCTACACGAAGAGCACTGTGCACGCCGCTAGTGACACGCCGCAGAAGACCCTGTTTCCCCATGGTGGCTAATCAATTGAGTTCGGATTTGGGTGTGGGATCCTCTGAGGTGGAAGGGAAGTTGGGTTTGGAGGAAGAGGAAGCTCTCATAGGTGTAGGGAGTGGTGACCT TGAAACATATTCTCCAGATGTCAAACGTGAGCTATTGATGCTTTCTTTACCTGCAATTCTGGGTCAGGCCATTGATCCATTAGCACAACTAATGGAGACTGCATACATTGGCAATTTGG GTTCCGTGGAATTGGCTTCAGCTGGTATTTCAATGAACATCTTTAATTATATCTCAAAGATATTTAATATCCCTCTCCTCAGTGTTGCTACATCTTTTGTTGCTGAAGACCTTGCTAAGAGTGAAAGTAAAGTTTCTACTTCAG AAAATGGTTATCTAGATGGCAATACTAATGGTAAACCCAAACCTGTTGATGGAGTCGTTGAGAGAAAGCAGCTATCTTCAGTGTCTACAGCTTTATTGTTAGCAGTTGGGATTGGAATATTTGAGGCCGTGGCCCTGTCTTTGGGATCTGGGTTGTTTCTAAATATGATGGGCATATCATCA GACTCACCTATGTGCATTCAAGCACAACGATTTCTTCAACTAAGAGCATTTGGTGCTCCCGCAGTTGTAGCATCTTTGGCTCTTCAAGGAGTTTTCCGTGGATTTAAGGATACAAAAACTCCAGTACTATGTCTAG GTATTGGTAATTCGTTAGCTGTGTTTTTGTTGCCCCTCcttatttattattttcgtTTGGGTGCAACTGGTGCAGCCATTTCCACTGTTATATCTCA ATACACTGTCACCTTTTTAATGATCTGGTTTCTAAATAAGAGAGCTATACTATTGCCTCCGAAGGTTGGATCACTACAATTTGGTGGATACCTTAAATCCG GTGGTTTTCTTCTTGGACGAACTATTGCTTGTCTTACAACCTTGACATTGGGAACATCAATGGCTGCTCGTCAAGGTCCAGTAGCTATGGCTGCTCATCAGATATGTATTCAAGTTTGGTTGGCTGTATCCCTTCTAACTGATGCAATGGCTGCATCTGGTCAG GCCCTGATTGCAAGTTACTTATCAAAAGGTGAATACAAAATTGTGAAAGAAGTTGCTGACTCTGCGTTAAAG ATAGGATTGTTCACAGGTATTTCCTTGTCTGTAATTTTGGGAGTATCTTTTGGTTCTCTAGCTACGTTGTTCACCAACGATCCTGAAGTATTAGCAATTGTTAGATCTGGGATATTG TTTGTCAGTGCTAGTCAGCCTTTAAATGCTCTAGCTTATGTTTTCGATGGCCTCCATTATGGTGTTTCAGATTTTGCATATGCCGCCCGCTCCATG ATGGTAGTGGGGGCATTATCTTCCGCATTTTTGCTATATGCTCCTTCCATCTTTGGCCTTCATGGAGTTTGGCTGGGTTTGACTCTCTTCATGGGCTTGCGTGCAGTTGCAGGCTATGCCAG ATATCTGTCAAAATCAGGCCCGTGGTGGTTCGTGCACAGGGATTTCCAGACAGTTCAG
- the LOC126624497 gene encoding protein DETOXIFICATION 45, chloroplastic-like isoform X1 → MQTQPLTTLGPSLSLSLSLTQFSLSLLLLHCKTPIISLSLCTKEFQQLVKMVATLFRSGALSNGLTAGASDRNPITRKSRLFNSLHRRGDCNIVARSGRKDLSNANAVGGCNLYATRRALCTPLVTRRRRPCFPMVANQLSSDLGVGSSEVEGKLGLEEEEALIGVGSGDLETYSPDVKRELLMLSLPAILGQAIDPLAQLMETAYIGNLGSVELASAGISMNIFNYISKIFNIPLLSVATSFVAEDLAKSESKVSTSENGYLDGNTNGKPKPVDGVVERKQLSSVSTALLLAVGIGIFEAVALSLGSGLFLNMMGISSDSPMCIQAQRFLQLRAFGAPAVVASLALQGVFRGFKDTKTPVLCLGIGNSLAVFLLPLLIYYFRLGATGAAISTVISQYTVTFLMIWFLNKRAILLPPKVGSLQFGGYLKSGGFLLGRTIACLTTLTLGTSMAARQGPVAMAAHQICIQVWLAVSLLTDAMAASGQALIASYLSKGEYKIVKEVADSALKIGLFTGISLSVILGVSFGSLATLFTNDPEVLAIVRSGILFVSASQPLNALAYVFDGLHYGVSDFAYAARSMMVVGALSSAFLLYAPSIFGLHGVWLGLTLFMGLRAVAGYARYLSKSGPWWFVHRDFQTVQLAT, encoded by the exons ATGCAAACCCAACCACTGACCACTCTTGGCCCCTCTCtatctctgtctctctcactcactcaattctccctctctcttcttcttcttcactgcAAAACCCCAAtaatctcactctctctctgcaCAAAG GAATTCCAACAACTGGTGAAAATGGTGGCTACCCTGTTCAGAAGTGGCGCCCTTTCTAACGGATTAACCGCCGGAGCCAGTGACCGCAACCCGATAACTCGAAAGTCCAGGTTGTTTAATTCATTGCACAGAAGGGGAGATTGTAATATTGTAGCAAGAAGTGGTAGGAAGGATTTGAGCAATGCCAATGCTGTGGGGGGATGCAATCTGTATGCTACACGAAGAGCACTGTGCACGCCGCTAGTGACACGCCGCAGAAGACCCTGTTTCCCCATGGTGGCTAATCAATTGAGTTCGGATTTGGGTGTGGGATCCTCTGAGGTGGAAGGGAAGTTGGGTTTGGAGGAAGAGGAAGCTCTCATAGGTGTAGGGAGTGGTGACCT TGAAACATATTCTCCAGATGTCAAACGTGAGCTATTGATGCTTTCTTTACCTGCAATTCTGGGTCAGGCCATTGATCCATTAGCACAACTAATGGAGACTGCATACATTGGCAATTTGG GTTCCGTGGAATTGGCTTCAGCTGGTATTTCAATGAACATCTTTAATTATATCTCAAAGATATTTAATATCCCTCTCCTCAGTGTTGCTACATCTTTTGTTGCTGAAGACCTTGCTAAGAGTGAAAGTAAAGTTTCTACTTCAG AAAATGGTTATCTAGATGGCAATACTAATGGTAAACCCAAACCTGTTGATGGAGTCGTTGAGAGAAAGCAGCTATCTTCAGTGTCTACAGCTTTATTGTTAGCAGTTGGGATTGGAATATTTGAGGCCGTGGCCCTGTCTTTGGGATCTGGGTTGTTTCTAAATATGATGGGCATATCATCA GACTCACCTATGTGCATTCAAGCACAACGATTTCTTCAACTAAGAGCATTTGGTGCTCCCGCAGTTGTAGCATCTTTGGCTCTTCAAGGAGTTTTCCGTGGATTTAAGGATACAAAAACTCCAGTACTATGTCTAG GTATTGGTAATTCGTTAGCTGTGTTTTTGTTGCCCCTCcttatttattattttcgtTTGGGTGCAACTGGTGCAGCCATTTCCACTGTTATATCTCA ATACACTGTCACCTTTTTAATGATCTGGTTTCTAAATAAGAGAGCTATACTATTGCCTCCGAAGGTTGGATCACTACAATTTGGTGGATACCTTAAATCCG GTGGTTTTCTTCTTGGACGAACTATTGCTTGTCTTACAACCTTGACATTGGGAACATCAATGGCTGCTCGTCAAGGTCCAGTAGCTATGGCTGCTCATCAGATATGTATTCAAGTTTGGTTGGCTGTATCCCTTCTAACTGATGCAATGGCTGCATCTGGTCAG GCCCTGATTGCAAGTTACTTATCAAAAGGTGAATACAAAATTGTGAAAGAAGTTGCTGACTCTGCGTTAAAG ATAGGATTGTTCACAGGTATTTCCTTGTCTGTAATTTTGGGAGTATCTTTTGGTTCTCTAGCTACGTTGTTCACCAACGATCCTGAAGTATTAGCAATTGTTAGATCTGGGATATTG TTTGTCAGTGCTAGTCAGCCTTTAAATGCTCTAGCTTATGTTTTCGATGGCCTCCATTATGGTGTTTCAGATTTTGCATATGCCGCCCGCTCCATG ATGGTAGTGGGGGCATTATCTTCCGCATTTTTGCTATATGCTCCTTCCATCTTTGGCCTTCATGGAGTTTGGCTGGGTTTGACTCTCTTCATGGGCTTGCGTGCAGTTGCAGGCTATGCCAG ATATCTGTCAAAATCAGGCCCGTGGTGGTTCGTGCACAGGGATTTCCAGACAGTTCAG CTAGCCACTTGA
- the LOC126624499 gene encoding probable flavin-containing monooxygenase 1, with amino-acid sequence MGKQVAIVGAGISGLLACKYTLSKGFQPIVFESTSSIGGVWTKTIESTKLQTPKPLYQFSDFPWPSSVEEDFPSQHQVLDYIQSYAQHFDLLKHIKFDTKVCGIEYEGASEDEMQAWSHWGGTGEPFSSKGKWKVAVEDKHSRSTEVYLVDFVILCIGRFSDVPNIPEFPFNKGPEAFHGEVIHSKDYAAMDYERARNFVKGKRVTVVGFQKSALDIAMECSNANGIEHPCTVIYKTEHWTLPDYLPWGVPLTYLYLNRFSELLIHKPGEGILLGLLATILSPLRWGFSKFVESYVTKKLGLAKYGMVPRHSFLQEISSCLISTIPEKFYDRVQEGSIILKKSPGSFSFCQEGVLVEGEVSPVKTDVVILATGFRGDKKLKDIFVSPTFQDYIAGSPEAILPLYRECIHGRIPQLAVIGFSESLSNLYTSEMRCRWVAELLGRTFTLPSIKEMEKDVNEWDGFAKRYAGKYYRRSCNGTVHIWYNDQLCKDMEWNPKRKKGLFAELFEPYGPLDYAPS; translated from the exons ATGGGAAAGCAGGTGGCCATTGTAGGAGCTGGGATTAGTGGCCTCCTTGCCTGCAAGTACACACTTTCAAAGGGATTTCAACCTATTGTGTTTGAATCTACGAGCAGCATTGGAGGAGTGTGGACCAAAACTATTGAGTCTACCAAGCTCCAAACTCCTAAACCGCTTTACCAATTCTCAGATTTTCCATGGCCATCTTCAGTGGAAGAGGACTTTCCTAGCCAGCATCAAGTTTTGGATTACATCCAATCATATGCTCAACATTTTGACTTGCTTAAGCACATCAAATTCGACACCAAAGTGTGTGGGATTGAGTATGAAGGTGCATCTGAGGATGAGATGCAGGCTTGGAGTCACTGGGGTGGAACTGGAGAGCCTTTCAGCTCCAAAGGGAAATGGAAAGTTGCAGTAGAAGACAAACATAGCCGTTCAACGGAG GTTTACCTTGTGGACTTTGTGATCCTCTGCATCGGACGGTTTAGTGATGTTCCAAACATTCCTGAATTCCCTTTCAACAAGGGGCCAGAAGCATTTCATGGGGAGGTTATACACTCAAAGGATTACGCCGCAATGGATTACGAAAGAGCGCGTAACTTCGTGAAAGGAAAGCGTGTAACAGTTGTTGGATTTCAGAAATCTGCACTGGACATTGCAATGGAGTGTTCGAACGCAAATG GGATTGAGCATCCATGCACAGTAATTTACAAGACAGAGCATTGGACTCTTCCTGACTATCTTCCATGGGGTGTTCCCCTGACATACCTATACCTTAATCGCTTCTCGGAGCTGTTGATTCATAAGCCTGGTGAAGGCATCCTACTTGGTCTCCTTGCCACAATTCTTTCACCTCTG AGATGGGGATTTTCAAAATTTGTTGAAAGCTACGTAACTAAGAAGCTTGGGTTGGCCAAGTACGGAATGGTACCTAGGCATAGTTTTCTTCAAGAAATCAGTTCTTGTCTGATCTCAACAATACCGGAAAAGTTCTACGATCGAGTCCAAGAGGGAAGCATCATACTGAAAAAATCCCCCGGCAGCTTCAGCTTTTGCCAGGAAGGCGTTTTGGTTGAAGGGGAAGTATCCCCTGTGAAGACAGATGTGGTGATACTCGCTACTGGGTTTAGAGGTGATAAAAAGCTCAAAGACATCTTTGTGTCTCCTACCTTTCAGGATTATATAGCTGGTTCGCCGGAGGCCATATTACCCCTCTACAG GGAATGCATACATGGACGAATTCCACAACTAGCCGTAATTGGATTTTCCGAGAGTCTTTCAAACTTGTACACCTCCGAGATGAGATGCAGGTGGGTAGCTGAGCTTCTTGGACGCACATTTACGTTACCAAGCATAAAAGAGATGGAGAAAGATGTGAACGAATGGGACGGATTCGCAAAGCGATACGCGGGCAAATACTATCGGAGATCATGCAACGGTACCGTTCATATATGGTACAATGACCAGTTGTGCAAGGACATGGAATGGAACCCTAAAAGAAAGAAGGGACTATTTGCTGAATTATTTGAGCCTTATGGACCATTGGATTATGCTCCATCTTAA